A single genomic interval of Solimonas sp. K1W22B-7 harbors:
- a CDS encoding DUF502 domain-containing protein — MRKFAGTFFTGLLAILPILVTVALVMWLVGAAESVLGGLLGFLLPRGLYLPGMGLLVAILLIYLVGLGMQGLFVQQAFGWLESGLNRIPLVKTVYGAVRDLTGFMSNKRERKFGQVVMVQLPNLPLRLVGFVTVDDLGEAGISGCDTGGCVAVYLPMSYQIGGYTVMLPRQHLTPMDMSFEEAMRFVITAGMSRPSEEAPRGGNPPAA; from the coding sequence CTGCGCAAGTTCGCGGGCACCTTCTTCACCGGCCTGCTGGCGATCCTGCCGATCCTGGTGACGGTGGCGCTGGTGATGTGGCTGGTCGGCGCGGCGGAATCGGTACTCGGCGGCCTGCTGGGCTTCCTGCTGCCGCGCGGCCTGTACCTGCCGGGCATGGGCCTGCTGGTGGCCATCCTGCTGATCTACCTCGTCGGCCTGGGCATGCAGGGCCTGTTCGTGCAGCAGGCCTTCGGCTGGCTCGAGAGCGGCCTCAACCGCATCCCGCTGGTCAAGACCGTCTACGGCGCCGTGCGCGACCTCACCGGCTTCATGTCGAACAAGCGCGAGCGCAAGTTCGGCCAGGTGGTCATGGTGCAGCTGCCGAACCTGCCGCTGCGGCTGGTGGGCTTCGTCACGGTGGACGACCTGGGCGAGGCCGGCATCTCCGGCTGCGATACCGGGGGCTGCGTCGCGGTCTACCTGCCGATGAGCTACCAGATCGGCGGCTATACCGTGATGCTGCCGCGCCAGCACCTGACACCGATGGACATGAGCTTCGAGGAGGCGATGCGCTTCGTCATCACCGCCGGCATGTCGCGGCCCAGCGAGGAAGCGCCGCGCGGCGGCAATCCGCCCGCGGCATGA
- a CDS encoding MFS transporter, whose product MNGSRSYKLLLLGSLYLAQGLPYGFFTQALPVLMREAGLSLKAISATSLLFLPWALKFLWAPLVDRTGTRRQWILPLQLSAALGAGVLAFVDIGNSFGAIFAALLLFNLLAAMQDVATDGLAVRLLSEQERGLGNGLQVGAYRLGMVLGGGWLLWVFAKSGWQTMFLAMSGLLLLTCLPVLFLRGDVAESHASRPPLRRLLSGWAWRLRQPGLLAFIGLICAYKFGDSMVSSLIGPFLKDYGLSKEEIALLKGTLGSVAGLAGAALGGWTAWRLGRRAALLGCGLLQTLSLLPYLVVALGWGGKQWIWAGCLGEHLLGGMATVALFTLMMDASDPDHAGTDYTLLACAVVIGTGLASFTGAAIADAAGYAPMMVTGLLLSAAGCITLVVRLDRGAGPARLRAVWAARGP is encoded by the coding sequence ATGAACGGCAGCCGGAGCTACAAGCTGCTGCTGCTCGGCAGCCTCTACCTCGCGCAGGGCCTGCCCTACGGCTTCTTCACCCAGGCCCTGCCGGTACTGATGCGCGAGGCGGGGCTGTCGCTCAAGGCGATCAGCGCCACCAGCCTGCTGTTCCTGCCCTGGGCGCTGAAGTTCCTGTGGGCGCCGCTGGTGGACCGCACCGGGACACGGCGCCAGTGGATCCTGCCGCTGCAACTGAGCGCGGCGCTGGGCGCCGGTGTGCTGGCCTTCGTCGACATCGGCAATTCCTTCGGCGCGATCTTCGCCGCGCTGCTGCTGTTCAACCTGCTGGCGGCCATGCAGGACGTGGCCACCGACGGCCTGGCGGTGCGCCTGCTCAGCGAGCAGGAACGCGGCCTGGGCAACGGCCTGCAGGTGGGCGCCTATCGCCTGGGCATGGTGCTGGGCGGCGGCTGGCTGCTGTGGGTCTTCGCCAAATCCGGCTGGCAGACCATGTTCCTGGCGATGTCGGGCCTGTTGCTGCTGACCTGCCTGCCGGTGCTGTTCCTGCGCGGCGACGTCGCCGAAAGCCATGCCTCGCGCCCGCCGCTGCGGCGCCTGCTGTCCGGCTGGGCCTGGCGCCTGCGCCAGCCCGGCCTGCTCGCCTTCATCGGCCTGATCTGCGCCTACAAATTCGGCGACAGCATGGTGTCCTCGCTGATCGGCCCCTTCCTGAAGGATTACGGCCTGTCCAAGGAAGAGATCGCGCTGCTCAAGGGCACGCTGGGCTCCGTCGCGGGCCTCGCGGGTGCGGCCTTGGGTGGCTGGACGGCCTGGCGCCTGGGCCGCCGCGCCGCGCTGCTGGGCTGCGGCCTGCTGCAGACCCTCAGCCTGCTGCCCTATCTCGTCGTGGCGCTGGGCTGGGGCGGCAAGCAATGGATCTGGGCCGGCTGCCTGGGCGAGCACCTGCTCGGCGGCATGGCCACGGTGGCGCTGTTCACCCTGATGATGGACGCCAGCGATCCCGATCATGCCGGCACCGACTACACCCTGCTGGCCTGCGCGGTGGTGATCGGCACCGGCCTGGCCTCGTTCACCGGCGCCGCGATCGCCGACGCGGCGGGCTACGCGCCGATGATGGTGACCGGGCTGCTGCTGTCGGCGGCGGGCTGCATCACGCTGGTGGTGCGGCTGGATCGGGGTGCGGGGCCGGCGCGGCTGCGAGCAGTGTGGGCTGCGCGTGGGCCTTGA
- a CDS encoding AraC family transcriptional regulator, whose translation MTDRAIPQHLSVAVTYVGALLDYLGARGHDAKAFATRAGVDPGNDSGQIPARQYVRMLDDAAALTGDPNIGLHVGESVEPRHLGVQGYAVMSAATAAEALERAVRYQTLVDTINKVTVEPMGKDMALVWQPTDYHPGRAFSELDVTSWVVFSRWATGVQRIYTRAEFRHAAPTDLREHERILQCPIRFGAPREALVFNETILGLPMPRQDPMIQRMMDEYGQRLLIQAAASDDPLEQARAYVSRQLTKEVPRVEDVAQSLHMATRTLQRKLTERGMTYSALIEGVRHELAQRYLADPLIHITEIAFLLGYSEQSAFQRAFKRWSGESPGAFRSRVLVKSS comes from the coding sequence ATGACTGACCGCGCCATCCCGCAGCACTTGTCCGTGGCCGTCACCTATGTCGGCGCGCTGCTGGACTACCTCGGCGCACGTGGACATGACGCCAAGGCCTTTGCCACGCGCGCCGGTGTCGATCCGGGCAACGACTCGGGCCAGATTCCGGCGCGCCAGTACGTCCGGATGCTCGACGACGCCGCAGCCCTGACCGGCGATCCGAATATCGGCCTGCACGTGGGCGAGAGCGTGGAGCCGCGGCACCTGGGCGTGCAGGGCTATGCCGTGATGAGCGCAGCCACCGCGGCGGAGGCGCTGGAGCGCGCGGTGCGCTACCAGACGCTGGTCGACACCATCAACAAGGTGACGGTGGAGCCCATGGGCAAGGACATGGCCCTGGTCTGGCAGCCGACGGACTACCACCCGGGCCGCGCCTTCTCCGAGCTGGACGTGACCAGCTGGGTGGTGTTCTCGCGCTGGGCCACGGGCGTGCAGCGGATTTACACGCGCGCCGAGTTCCGGCACGCGGCGCCGACCGACCTGCGCGAGCACGAACGTATTCTGCAGTGCCCCATCCGCTTCGGCGCGCCGCGCGAAGCGCTGGTGTTCAACGAGACGATCCTGGGGCTGCCGATGCCGCGGCAGGATCCGATGATCCAGCGGATGATGGACGAGTACGGCCAGCGCCTGTTGATCCAGGCGGCCGCCTCCGACGATCCGCTGGAGCAGGCGCGTGCCTACGTCTCGCGCCAGCTGACCAAGGAAGTCCCGCGGGTGGAGGACGTTGCGCAGTCACTGCACATGGCGACGCGCACCTTGCAGCGCAAGCTCACCGAGCGCGGGATGACCTACTCCGCCCTGATCGAGGGCGTGCGCCATGAACTGGCGCAGCGCTATCTCGCCGACCCCCTGATCCACATCACCGAGATCGCCTTCCTGCTGGGTTACTCGGAGCAGAGTGCGTTCCAGCGCGCGTTCAAGCGATGGAGCGGTGAGTCACCCGGCGCGTTCCGTTCACGGGTACTTGTAAAGTCCAGTTGA
- a CDS encoding helix-turn-helix domain-containing protein gives MDGISGNGWAAARQQEFPPPPAGEDDGVPAHYVLGVMELALARGVPRERMLRQAGLPEGWCPAPESTVAWELFRRLLAAGVDAQPARQASDFPDRVRQALRAPGDHYLCLRAVAQRLCMSERTLKRKLQRCGSGYRQLLDELRYREAAALMRQASLSVEEIGARMGYASPANFSRAFRRWAGAPPGQYRSSRLLAATVAQS, from the coding sequence GTGGACGGCATTTCCGGTAATGGCTGGGCAGCGGCGCGGCAGCAGGAATTCCCGCCCCCTCCCGCAGGCGAGGACGATGGCGTGCCGGCGCACTATGTCCTGGGGGTGATGGAGCTGGCGCTGGCCCGCGGCGTGCCGCGCGAGCGCATGCTGCGCCAGGCCGGCCTGCCCGAGGGATGGTGTCCCGCGCCGGAGTCCACCGTGGCCTGGGAGCTGTTCCGCCGCCTGCTGGCCGCGGGAGTGGATGCGCAGCCGGCACGGCAGGCGTCGGATTTCCCGGACCGGGTGCGGCAGGCGCTGCGCGCCCCCGGGGATCACTACCTGTGCCTGCGCGCCGTGGCGCAGCGTCTGTGCATGTCGGAGCGCACGCTCAAGCGCAAGCTGCAGCGCTGCGGTAGCGGCTACCGCCAGCTCCTCGACGAGCTGCGCTATCGCGAGGCCGCCGCCCTGATGCGCCAGGCCAGCCTCAGCGTCGAGGAGATCGGCGCGCGCATGGGCTATGCCTCCCCCGCCAACTTCAGCCGTGCCTTCCGCCGCTGGGCCGGCGCGCCTCCGGGGCAGTACCGCAGTTCCCGGCTGCTGGCGGCCACGGTGGCGCAGTCGTGA
- a CDS encoding alpha/beta hydrolase family esterase, translating into MKSLQQVLRTACAVIGLSFAAPSMAIDLPFWNLPGFPAPSTCSVAPTTGIGSFNGTLAVVPVGISGRWYSLHVPPGLTPGQKVPLLIDLHGAGESEDLAEYQTGWSPYANQKKFIVAYGQALGTVVGGTFWNAYSEHGNDEQYLRDVIEHVSAKYCIDAKRVYVEGFSNGGVMAQRAACDMADTVAAVASHAGATPTMLGAACNPIRPIGVMMSAGDVDPTQFTQYDEQARAMWIAKNGCSTSPVSSSDSYGTTDSHGGCSGGVRVDWRILTNTTHQWPLGAGQTDLHDRIWNFLTSHTLP; encoded by the coding sequence ATGAAGTCGCTTCAACAAGTGTTGCGCACGGCCTGCGCCGTGATCGGACTGTCTTTCGCCGCGCCGTCGATGGCCATCGACCTGCCGTTCTGGAACCTGCCGGGATTCCCCGCACCGTCGACCTGCTCGGTGGCGCCGACCACCGGCATCGGCAGCTTCAATGGCACCCTGGCCGTGGTGCCGGTGGGCATCAGCGGGCGCTGGTACAGCCTGCATGTGCCGCCCGGCCTCACTCCCGGCCAGAAGGTCCCGCTGCTGATCGACCTGCACGGTGCCGGCGAGTCGGAAGACCTCGCCGAGTACCAGACCGGCTGGAGCCCGTACGCCAACCAGAAGAAGTTCATCGTTGCCTACGGCCAGGCCCTGGGCACCGTCGTCGGCGGCACCTTCTGGAACGCCTACAGCGAGCATGGCAACGACGAGCAGTACCTGCGTGACGTCATCGAGCACGTCTCCGCCAAGTACTGCATCGATGCCAAGCGGGTTTACGTCGAGGGCTTCTCCAACGGCGGCGTCATGGCCCAGCGTGCCGCCTGCGACATGGCCGATACCGTCGCCGCGGTGGCCTCGCATGCCGGCGCCACGCCGACGATGCTCGGCGCCGCCTGCAACCCGATCCGCCCGATCGGCGTGATGATGTCGGCCGGCGATGTCGATCCGACCCAGTTCACGCAGTACGACGAACAGGCGCGCGCCATGTGGATCGCCAAGAACGGTTGCTCCACCTCACCGGTGAGCAGCAGCGACAGCTACGGCACCACCGACAGCCATGGCGGCTGCTCCGGCGGCGTCCGCGTCGACTGGCGCATCCTCACCAACACCACCCACCAGTGGCCGCTGGGTGCGGGCCAGACCGATCTTCACGACCGCATCTGGAACTTCCTCACCTCGCACACGCTGCCCTGA
- a CDS encoding FG-GAP repeat domain-containing protein, giving the protein MNRQGTRMRRSAAPQRRLLAAVAAALLLAGCGAADSDPVADGVGGIIRQLSFTEPAGFSAGTVPWLVVTGDVNGDGRPDVVTANVGLGNAGVSVVLNQTEPGAESPSFAAPRHLATGILTGIGTLGVALGDINGDGLVDIIAANSITAPAAAISVFISRTPRGSSELAFEPARRYTAGIGASLVCPDDVNRDGRMDLIVTNSFDSPARVVSVLLNQTAAGGDLAFSAPTAFAGGSTPEGMACGDLNGDGLTDIVVGNTSSNEMTVLLNRTARGADTPDYAGPFSIASPMATAVKMADFNGDGRLDLITGEGVSGAGVNIALNLTQNGAMEPAFSELTHFDTQGCVTEDIAVADYDGDGLLDFAAANDNALFCAPRPTGVAVLANRTPRGAAKPEFTEALTYPPGIASNTIAQADFNGDGRPDLVAATPTAGAVLRVLFNTSH; this is encoded by the coding sequence ATGAACAGGCAGGGAACCCGCATGCGCAGGTCCGCGGCGCCTCAACGGCGGTTGCTGGCCGCAGTCGCGGCAGCCCTGCTGCTGGCCGGCTGTGGCGCGGCCGACAGCGATCCCGTCGCGGACGGCGTGGGCGGCATCATCCGCCAGCTGAGCTTCACCGAGCCGGCCGGCTTCAGCGCCGGCACCGTGCCCTGGCTGGTGGTGACCGGTGACGTCAACGGCGACGGCCGCCCTGACGTGGTCACCGCCAACGTCGGGCTCGGCAATGCCGGCGTCTCCGTCGTGCTCAACCAGACCGAGCCGGGCGCGGAAAGCCCCAGCTTCGCCGCGCCCAGGCATCTGGCCACCGGCATCCTCACCGGCATCGGCACGCTGGGCGTGGCGCTCGGCGACATCAACGGCGACGGCCTGGTCGACATCATCGCCGCCAACAGCATCACCGCCCCCGCCGCCGCCATCTCGGTTTTCATCAGCCGCACGCCCAGGGGCTCCAGTGAGCTGGCCTTCGAGCCGGCGCGGCGCTACACCGCCGGCATCGGCGCCTCCCTGGTCTGCCCCGACGACGTCAATCGTGATGGCCGCATGGACCTCATCGTCACCAACTCCTTCGACAGCCCCGCCAGGGTCGTCTCGGTGCTGCTCAACCAGACCGCGGCGGGTGGCGATCTCGCCTTCTCCGCGCCGACCGCGTTCGCCGGAGGCAGCACGCCGGAAGGCATGGCCTGCGGCGATCTCAACGGCGATGGCCTGACCGACATCGTCGTCGGCAACACCAGCTCCAACGAGATGACCGTGCTGCTCAACCGCACCGCACGCGGCGCGGACACTCCCGACTACGCCGGCCCCTTCAGCATCGCCTCGCCCATGGCCACGGCGGTGAAGATGGCCGACTTCAACGGCGACGGCCGGCTCGACCTGATCACCGGCGAGGGCGTCAGCGGCGCCGGCGTCAACATCGCGCTCAACCTCACGCAGAACGGCGCCATGGAGCCGGCGTTCTCGGAGCTGACCCACTTCGACACGCAAGGCTGCGTCACCGAGGACATCGCCGTGGCCGACTACGACGGCGACGGCCTGCTGGACTTCGCCGCCGCCAACGACAACGCCCTGTTCTGCGCGCCGCGGCCCACCGGAGTCGCCGTGCTGGCCAACCGCACGCCGCGCGGCGCCGCCAAGCCCGAGTTCACCGAGGCGCTGACCTATCCGCCCGGCATCGCCTCCAACACCATCGCGCAGGCCGACTTCAACGGCGACGGCCGCCCCGATCTCGTCGCCGCCACGCCCACCGCCGGCGCGGTGCTGCGCGTGCTGTTCAACACCAGCCACTGA
- a CDS encoding FG-GAP repeat domain-containing protein: protein MRRLPGLVAATASAILAACSGSGAEQSTPSSRAGCAAGVVLEFMAPSNFQVGTGSWYAVDSDFNRDGRRDLAVINAGAVTGAGGLSVLMNATAPRAESAQFLDPVKFTTGASPQALGLADIDGDGLDDLLVGNWLGSGLSGLLPGILLPSNGALSVLLNRTPAGADEPRFLPKVDFRAGPGTGGVAAADFNRDGRIDIATTNFNTPGRGGLSVLLNRTPRGTDTPAFSDTVFYDVGAAPIGLQAKDINGDGKPDLVVGNSLGFTVSVLINRTADGATEPDFAAPLDFAVGSFGNGPETLDLEDINGDGRLDVVSPHFFTPGPGVISILVNTTPPRAATPSFAAQVVVHAGIAPEQVILEDMDGDGRRDIVVANFGEVSTGRAVVPGLPGVSVLLNRTAPGSDQIEFAPRQDHAAGSGPAGIVASDLNGDGRPDLAVANMLAIGGGLSVLMNQGCGQTP, encoded by the coding sequence ATGCGCAGACTTCCAGGCCTGGTGGCGGCGACGGCGTCCGCGATCCTCGCGGCCTGTTCCGGCAGCGGCGCGGAGCAGAGCACCCCGTCGTCGCGCGCCGGCTGCGCCGCCGGCGTGGTGCTGGAGTTCATGGCCCCGTCCAACTTCCAGGTCGGCACCGGCTCCTGGTACGCCGTGGACAGCGACTTCAACCGCGACGGCCGGCGCGATCTCGCCGTGATCAACGCCGGCGCGGTGACCGGCGCCGGCGGCCTGTCGGTGCTGATGAACGCGACGGCGCCGCGCGCCGAGAGCGCGCAATTCCTAGACCCGGTGAAGTTCACCACCGGCGCCAGTCCGCAGGCCCTGGGCCTGGCCGACATCGACGGCGACGGTCTCGACGACCTGCTGGTCGGCAACTGGCTCGGCAGCGGCCTGTCCGGCCTGCTGCCCGGCATCCTGCTGCCCAGCAACGGCGCGCTGTCGGTGCTGCTCAACCGCACACCGGCCGGCGCCGACGAGCCGCGTTTCTTGCCCAAGGTGGATTTCCGCGCCGGCCCCGGCACCGGCGGTGTCGCCGCCGCGGACTTCAACCGCGATGGCCGCATCGACATCGCCACCACCAACTTCAACACGCCGGGGCGCGGCGGCCTGTCCGTGCTGCTCAACCGCACGCCGCGTGGTACCGATACGCCGGCGTTCTCCGACACGGTGTTCTACGATGTCGGCGCCGCGCCGATCGGCCTGCAGGCCAAGGACATCAACGGCGACGGCAAGCCGGACCTCGTGGTCGGCAACTCGCTGGGCTTCACCGTCTCGGTGCTGATCAACCGCACGGCCGACGGCGCCACGGAGCCGGACTTCGCCGCGCCGCTGGATTTCGCCGTCGGCAGCTTCGGCAACGGCCCGGAGACGCTCGACCTCGAGGACATCAACGGCGACGGCCGCCTCGACGTCGTCAGCCCGCATTTCTTCACCCCGGGCCCTGGCGTCATCTCCATCCTGGTCAACACCACGCCGCCGCGCGCCGCCACGCCCAGCTTCGCCGCGCAGGTCGTGGTCCATGCCGGCATCGCGCCGGAGCAGGTGATCCTGGAAGACATGGACGGCGACGGCCGCCGCGACATCGTCGTCGCCAACTTCGGCGAGGTCTCCACCGGCCGCGCCGTCGTGCCGGGCCTGCCCGGCGTCTCCGTGCTGCTGAATCGCACCGCGCCCGGCAGCGATCAGATCGAGTTCGCACCACGCCAGGACCACGCCGCCGGCAGCGGCCCCGCCGGCATCGTCGCCAGCGATCTCAACGGCGACGGCCGTCCCGACCTCGCCGTCGCCAACATGCTCGCCATCGGCGGCGGCTTGTCGGTGCTGATGAACCAGGGTTGCGGACAGACACCGTAA
- a CDS encoding FG-GAP repeat domain-containing protein, with the protein MGSSALRLAAASLPLLLAACGSSGGAAPAAPRDGAGTAARDIRLEADEPYALPGTGTGFGAGGGAVGDFNHDGHADLALANGRGGGINILLNRGDGRFAEALVAEASGTVQAIASGDFDGDGLLDLVAAGLQDFSVTMLKGQGDGRFVAGASSIVGLLPQGIVTADFNHDGRSDLAVLNGSLTLAVLLGQGDGRFGPAWQLPGGLFTTSIASGDFDGDGHADLALADGVTEMLTVYRGAGDGSFVRGGLSFAGGFAESIVAGDLNGDGLDDIVAGLVAAPLRALLQELPEQQLRLLAGPYGSGADVLLADGQGGFAAPVHYLAGTAATAVAIDDYDRDGRADIAVASFLSKDLTLLRGSGGGLFAPGPSYEASGGAQLLLSTDYDGDGWPDLAVPGGLGAAELTIFRNVSGSAP; encoded by the coding sequence ATGGGTTCAAGCGCTTTGCGCCTTGCGGCGGCAAGCCTGCCGCTGCTGCTGGCCGCCTGTGGTTCCTCCGGCGGTGCGGCGCCCGCCGCGCCGCGCGATGGCGCGGGCACCGCGGCCAGGGACATTCGCCTCGAAGCCGACGAGCCCTACGCGCTGCCCGGCACGGGCACCGGCTTCGGCGCCGGCGGCGGCGCGGTCGGCGACTTCAACCACGACGGCCACGCCGACCTCGCGCTGGCCAACGGCCGTGGCGGTGGCATCAACATCCTCCTGAATCGCGGCGACGGCCGCTTCGCAGAAGCGCTGGTGGCGGAGGCTTCCGGCACGGTGCAGGCCATCGCCAGCGGTGACTTCGACGGCGACGGCCTGCTCGATCTCGTCGCCGCCGGACTGCAGGACTTCTCCGTCACCATGCTCAAGGGCCAGGGCGATGGCCGCTTCGTCGCCGGCGCCTCCAGCATCGTCGGCCTGCTGCCGCAGGGCATCGTCACCGCAGACTTCAACCATGACGGCCGCAGTGATCTCGCCGTGCTCAACGGCTCGCTGACGCTGGCCGTGCTGCTGGGGCAAGGCGATGGCCGCTTCGGCCCGGCATGGCAGCTGCCGGGCGGCCTGTTCACCACCTCCATCGCCAGCGGCGATTTCGACGGCGATGGCCATGCCGATCTCGCGCTGGCCGATGGCGTCACCGAGATGCTGACCGTCTACCGCGGTGCCGGCGATGGCAGCTTCGTGCGCGGCGGCCTGAGCTTCGCCGGCGGATTCGCCGAGTCCATCGTCGCCGGCGATCTCAACGGCGACGGCCTCGACGACATCGTCGCCGGCCTGGTCGCCGCGCCGCTGCGTGCGCTGCTGCAGGAGTTGCCGGAGCAACAGCTGCGCCTGCTGGCCGGCCCTTACGGCAGCGGCGCCGACGTACTGCTCGCGGACGGCCAGGGTGGTTTCGCCGCGCCGGTCCACTACCTCGCCGGCACGGCCGCCACCGCCGTGGCGATCGACGACTACGACCGCGATGGCCGCGCCGATATCGCGGTGGCCAGCTTCCTGTCCAAGGACCTGACCCTGCTGCGAGGCAGCGGCGGCGGCCTGTTCGCCCCCGGCCCGTCCTACGAGGCCAGCGGCGGCGCCCAACTGCTGCTCTCCACGGACTACGACGGCGACGGCTGGCCGGACCTTGCCGTGCCCGGCGGCCTCGGCGCCGCCGAGCTGACGATCTTCCGCAACGTCTCCGGGAGCGCGCCATGA
- a CDS encoding Kelch repeat-containing protein, which produces MKPARISGLALLLLLTACGNSSDPAGGPAEPRYDNAAGRWEQLPPSPLKRLEAFGTRVGRHIYIIGGYEEQRLGAFGFGLPLEVEPIPGAKVERYNLDSGAWDFAKPMPLHLDHARAVEYQGKLYVTGGNAAVALALPLFWEYDPATDAWTSMPPMPQPAAGHTAVVLGDQLVVAGGYIFPVNFPSVQLFDFGTRRWSRGPNLPVMPDHAQAVALDGYMYVIGGRPNDVMQGLAYKQVQRWKPGMDAWESVAELTYTRAGGGAAVACGRIVVVSGEDPHQEPREVRPQTEVYDPTRNLWSRLPDIPTPRHGVIVVSDGADIYAIEGGDMEILGVSNAVERLRLDCAAVAALPAAEPEDAPEGLCVPDIVPAAGGHCGGDYDPAQPGTPETLIPQLAELERLFFALIDRGRDGGGP; this is translated from the coding sequence ATGAAGCCGGCGCGCATCAGCGGTCTCGCGCTGCTCCTGTTGCTGACCGCCTGCGGCAACTCCAGCGATCCCGCCGGCGGCCCCGCGGAGCCGCGCTACGACAACGCCGCCGGCCGCTGGGAGCAACTGCCGCCGAGCCCGCTGAAACGCCTCGAGGCCTTCGGCACGCGCGTCGGTCGCCACATCTACATCATCGGCGGCTACGAGGAGCAACGCCTCGGCGCCTTCGGCTTCGGCCTGCCCCTGGAGGTCGAGCCGATCCCCGGCGCCAAGGTCGAGCGCTACAACCTCGACTCCGGGGCCTGGGACTTCGCCAAGCCGATGCCGCTCCACCTGGATCACGCGCGCGCCGTCGAGTACCAGGGCAAGCTCTACGTCACCGGCGGCAATGCCGCCGTGGCCTTGGCCCTGCCGCTGTTCTGGGAATACGACCCCGCGACCGACGCCTGGACCTCGATGCCGCCGATGCCGCAACCGGCCGCCGGCCACACCGCCGTCGTGCTCGGCGACCAACTGGTGGTGGCGGGCGGCTACATCTTCCCGGTCAACTTCCCCTCGGTGCAGCTGTTCGACTTCGGCACGCGGCGCTGGAGCCGCGGCCCCAACCTGCCAGTGATGCCCGATCACGCCCAGGCCGTGGCGCTCGATGGCTACATGTACGTCATCGGCGGACGCCCCAACGACGTGATGCAGGGCCTGGCCTACAAGCAGGTGCAGCGCTGGAAGCCCGGCATGGACGCCTGGGAGTCGGTCGCGGAGCTGACCTACACGCGTGCCGGCGGTGGCGCCGCCGTTGCCTGCGGCCGCATCGTCGTCGTCAGCGGCGAAGACCCGCACCAGGAGCCGCGCGAGGTACGGCCACAGACCGAGGTCTACGACCCGACGCGCAATCTCTGGTCGCGCCTGCCCGACATCCCCACGCCGAGACATGGTGTCATCGTGGTGTCCGACGGCGCCGACATCTACGCGATCGAAGGCGGCGACATGGAAATCCTCGGCGTCAGCAATGCCGTCGAGCGCCTGCGCCTGGACTGCGCGGCGGTGGCCGCGCTGCCGGCGGCCGAGCCGGAGGACGCGCCCGAGGGCCTCTGTGTACCCGATATCGTGCCCGCAGCCGGCGGCCATTGCGGCGGCGACTACGATCCCGCACAGCCCGGCACGCCGGAGACCCTGATCCCGCAGCTGGCCGAGCTGGAGCGCCTGTTCTTCGCCCTCATCGACCGCGGCCGCGATGGCGGTGGACCTTGA